Proteins encoded together in one Candidatus Atribacteria bacterium ADurb.Bin276 window:
- the aroF_1 gene encoding Phospho-2-dehydro-3-deoxyheptonate aldolase: MIYLLKKRLNESEKDGLSKKWKEQGISIYFVDVEKTILIFEGNISPSGLIDPVLIEEIIEINTPYQLANRKFKPEGTTIQVGSVVIGGSNLTIIAGPCAVESKERLFKTAEIVKQMGAHILRGGAYKPRTSPYSFQGLEEEGLKILAQAREEFDLPIITEATSPENADIVAQYADIIQIGTRNMQNFELLKKVGKLGMPVLLKRGMSATIEDWLNAAEYILSFGNFKVILCERGIRTIERLTRNTLDLTAIPLIKDLSHLPVIVDPSHGTGLREKVIPMARAAVACGADGITVEVHHEPDKALSDGPQSLYPDQFRKLMNDLEIISVLTGKEIVKHHVVREQIFIPAQNQTSLSPKVAFLGKIGSFSSQVARKIFPDSSDYINCNSFRQIFEEVVSRNASYGVLPIENTITGSIHGNYELFLDYPDVFIVGERIIRVSQHFAVFPGTTRENIQVLFAHPQGFAQSSRFLESMKNVRIMDVGNTEEAARRISEFGFGGAGITSQEAVEKYHLTVLEEDIEDNIRNFTRFIILSQTFNPSIEDDKVSGVFILKNQPGALFQILKIFADAKINIVKLESRPIPGKPWEYLFYADWEGNIIEDRYKKTVQSLEKHTLFLRILGSYKNIWKK; encoded by the coding sequence TTGATCTACCTTCTTAAAAAAAGACTTAATGAAAGCGAAAAAGACGGGCTTTCCAAAAAATGGAAAGAACAAGGGATATCTATCTATTTTGTCGATGTCGAGAAAACCATACTTATATTTGAAGGAAATATATCGCCATCAGGTTTAATCGACCCGGTATTAATTGAGGAAATCATTGAAATAAATACTCCCTATCAGTTAGCCAATCGTAAGTTTAAACCAGAGGGGACGACAATTCAAGTTGGTTCTGTGGTTATTGGAGGGAGCAACTTAACCATTATTGCTGGGCCTTGTGCGGTGGAATCAAAGGAAAGACTATTTAAAACAGCCGAAATTGTTAAACAAATGGGTGCTCATATCCTCAGAGGAGGAGCTTATAAACCCCGTACTTCACCTTATAGTTTTCAAGGCTTAGAAGAAGAGGGCCTTAAAATTCTTGCTCAAGCTCGTGAAGAATTTGACCTTCCCATAATAACCGAAGCTACCAGTCCAGAAAATGCTGATATCGTTGCCCAATATGCTGATATCATCCAGATTGGAACAAGAAATATGCAAAATTTTGAGCTTTTAAAGAAAGTTGGAAAGCTCGGCATGCCCGTTCTACTCAAAAGGGGAATGTCGGCAACTATAGAAGATTGGTTAAATGCAGCTGAATATATTCTGAGTTTTGGTAATTTTAAGGTTATCCTTTGTGAACGTGGTATTCGAACCATCGAACGTCTTACCCGGAACACGCTTGATTTAACTGCTATACCTTTGATTAAAGATCTCAGCCATCTCCCAGTTATTGTAGATCCAAGTCATGGTACCGGACTGAGAGAAAAAGTAATTCCTATGGCTCGAGCGGCAGTTGCCTGTGGAGCCGATGGTATAACTGTTGAAGTTCATCATGAGCCGGATAAAGCTTTATCCGATGGTCCTCAAAGTTTGTATCCTGACCAATTTCGCAAATTAATGAATGATTTGGAAATTATTAGCGTATTAACCGGTAAAGAGATTGTCAAACACCATGTCGTTCGTGAACAAATCTTTATTCCTGCTCAAAATCAAACTTCTTTATCACCAAAAGTAGCTTTTTTGGGCAAAATTGGGTCCTTTAGTTCACAGGTAGCCCGGAAAATTTTCCCTGATAGTTCAGATTATATAAACTGTAATAGTTTTCGTCAGATTTTTGAAGAAGTGGTTTCACGAAATGCCAGTTATGGAGTTTTACCCATAGAAAATACTATAACTGGAAGTATTCATGGGAATTATGAACTTTTTCTCGATTACCCTGATGTATTTATTGTCGGAGAAAGAATCATTAGAGTTTCACAGCATTTCGCAGTTTTCCCTGGAACAACTCGAGAAAATATCCAGGTACTTTTTGCCCATCCCCAGGGGTTTGCTCAAAGTAGCCGATTTTTAGAATCAATGAAAAACGTACGGATTATGGATGTTGGAAATACCGAAGAAGCAGCTCGTAGGATTTCAGAATTTGGTTTTGGAGGAGCTGGTATAACCAGCCAAGAAGCAGTGGAAAAATATCATCTTACTGTTTTAGAAGAGGACATTGAAGACAATATTCGTAATTTTACCCGGTTTATAATTTTGTCTCAAACTTTTAATCCTTCAATCGAAGACGACAAGGTCTCAGGAGTTTTTATATTAAAAAACCAGCCGGGGGCTCTCTTTCAAATACTTAAAATCTTTGCCGATGCAAAGATTAATATTGTTAAATTAGAATCTCGTCCAATACCAGGAAAACCTTGGGAGTATCTTTTTTATGCCGATTGGGAAGGAAACATTATAGAAGATCGATATAAAAAAACTGTTCAATCTTTAGAAAAACACACTTTATTTTTAAGGATCTTGGGGAGCTATAAAAATATCTGGAAAAAATAA